One window of Leptotrichia sp. oral taxon 498 genomic DNA carries:
- a CDS encoding phage virion morphogenesis protein — translation MRITITTNLDSVGSSFKERLGSVSKEEMFDEIAFYMENEMRKRFDSGTDYQGNAWASLKIRKGKPLNDTGMLKGSLGTATIKGNSISIFSNLVYAGIHDRGGTITPKNAKVLHFKVDGTDYFAKSVTIPKRQFSGISDKNKEDLKKIINDYLVNKKLFL, via the coding sequence ATGAGAATTACTATAACAACCAATCTCGATAGTGTAGGTTCCAGTTTTAAGGAAAGACTTGGAAGCGTCAGTAAAGAAGAAATGTTTGACGAGATAGCGTTTTATATGGAAAATGAAATGCGAAAAAGGTTTGACAGCGGAACAGATTATCAGGGAAATGCGTGGGCCTCTTTGAAAATCAGAAAAGGGAAACCGCTTAATGACACAGGAATGCTTAAAGGCTCTTTGGGGACAGCTACGATAAAGGGAAACAGTATTTCAATATTCAGTAATTTAGTTTATGCAGGAATTCACGATAGAGGTGGAACTATAACGCCTAAGAATGCTAAAGTTCTGCATTTTAAAGTCGACGGTACTGATTACTTTGCCAAATCGGTAACTATTCCTAAGCGGCAGTTTAGCGGTATCAGTGATAAAAATAAAGAGGATTTGAAAAAAATTATTAATGATTATCTTGTTAATAAAAAATTATTTTTATAA
- a CDS encoding DUF3850 domain-containing protein, producing the protein MKTHDLKIEKKYFNDVIAERKKFEVRKNDRDYQVNDILSLNEYDKDKQVYTGRHISVKVLYILDDSAFLKEGYVVLSIAIIK; encoded by the coding sequence ATGAAAACACATGATTTAAAAATAGAAAAGAAATACTTTAACGATGTTATAGCAGAAAGAAAAAAATTTGAAGTAAGAAAAAATGATAGAGATTACCAAGTAAATGATATTTTATCTTTAAATGAATATGATAAAGATAAACAAGTATATACTGGTAGACATATTTCAGTCAAAGTATTGTATATTTTAGATGATAGCGCTTTTTTAAAAGAAGGATACGTTGTCCTTTCTATAGCTATTATAAAATAG
- a CDS encoding Panacea domain-containing protein, which yields MEKIINVAQYIFNEYKRVTGEIIDEMKLQKLLYFSQRETIAILNEPLFNEMFEGWKYGPVSREVRTSYTTDGINYETEDIKSESKYIINNVIQEYGALASWKLSALTHKEISWLNSRKGLKKEENGRIKIQTEDIREDAKKVRPYDYVWDMYYDEFDDYEAVV from the coding sequence ATGGAAAAAATAATAAATGTTGCTCAATATATTTTTAATGAATATAAAAGAGTGACAGGAGAAATTATTGATGAAATGAAATTACAGAAGTTGCTGTATTTTTCCCAAAGGGAAACAATTGCTATTTTAAATGAACCTCTTTTTAATGAGATGTTTGAAGGCTGGAAGTATGGACCTGTATCAAGAGAGGTACGAACTTCTTACACAACAGATGGAATAAACTATGAAACAGAAGACATAAAAAGTGAAAGTAAATACATAATAAACAATGTAATTCAAGAATACGGAGCATTAGCATCGTGGAAGTTAAGTGCATTAACACATAAGGAAATTTCTTGGCTCAATTCTCGAAAAGGGCTTAAAAAAGAAGAAAACGGAAGGATTAAAATTCAAACTGAAGATATAAGAGAAGACGCAAAGAAAGTAAGACCTTATGATTATGTGTGGGATATGTACTATGATGAATTTGACGACTATGAAGCGGTGGTTTGA
- a CDS encoding phage portal protein family protein, translating into MSIRENVVSALVKEIISLGSVSYSGDIDDETLQKMLADVDVAQAIQLMTQSVTSKEWKIETDVPEYLETAESIQERFNNFNMVKLLENVLRAEIYKKSIFEIIYGKDDTGGTVIDDLVLLPNKYIKYNKDNGWTIKTRDSEIVIAKEPNRFLVCVNEERLDNLQGSSDLLPLVPVFKAKEHLESKLNAIIEKYGDIITVFAYEPAVETDPPEVIKARQKDVEAQAKDLKNAKGKDVLAVPSAGEKSLDDFIKFIKLDDLKPEIYQELLSEKSKAVQRYLLGSTLVVGVDGNSGNRALGEVHKEQQNYKIESKVKKIRDWIQKLIELDSVLYGYDPSKFYFKFVEEIDEKETLELEDKKAKTMTEKVNSIVKIMESGYAFTKDKIAEMLGVDVIDLVEVEKAEVSEFAKGKKKLNINKINEKRKLIERNQARFDRFVENNFKRWQKDVLKAVQEKIEKAKDISDFYDLNFNYENILEDLMLMSTLQGFDNAAMVDSGVTEFANTRTKTKNAALDNFLKKHPALYTDVEKEMDYSRQKYFWIKKVTDVNVTEKIFKQMSNTLENGGTFKDWKKDVDKILSESGLKLNEGYLKTVFRTNMNHAYNAGIHLKVDKYKERYPYYRYCGILDGREQQHTKELDGKIFKVGTPEADKYFPPNGFNCRCYTVSLTEDEVDPSEVVSSDDIGLDVGSFADNIGDVGYIETLENSYRQKVKIVEEIENEVLQKVENRVKINYKEADDKIIKKYENKTFEVFGYNPGDGELTKKEVESFKRYTGDEYTKINKYLRGEVKDDMIYDEYYGDYYGLGNVTSDIKRVLSKHKLEDDLKLYRGVSEPEFNYLKENNTFNQFISTSFDENIANDFMDEVENSKAYKVIVNAPKGTQGLYINGKGAYEDEKEFILNVGQKYKILKFEDGILHLEVMKNE; encoded by the coding sequence GTGAGTATCAGGGAAAATGTAGTAAGTGCTTTGGTAAAAGAAATAATATCACTTGGTTCTGTTTCTTATAGCGGAGATATTGACGATGAAACATTGCAGAAGATGTTGGCTGATGTCGATGTGGCACAGGCTATACAGCTTATGACGCAAAGTGTAACATCTAAAGAGTGGAAAATTGAGACAGATGTTCCTGAGTATCTGGAAACGGCTGAAAGCATTCAAGAAAGATTTAATAATTTTAATATGGTTAAACTTTTGGAAAATGTGCTGAGAGCGGAAATATATAAGAAATCTATATTTGAGATTATTTATGGCAAAGATGATACAGGAGGGACAGTGATTGATGATTTGGTACTGTTGCCAAATAAATATATAAAATATAACAAGGATAACGGTTGGACGATTAAAACTCGTGATAGTGAGATTGTTATTGCGAAAGAACCCAACCGTTTTTTAGTTTGCGTTAATGAAGAAAGACTGGATAATTTACAGGGAAGTTCAGATTTGTTGCCTCTTGTTCCTGTATTCAAGGCTAAAGAGCATTTGGAGAGCAAGTTAAATGCGATTATAGAAAAATATGGGGACATTATAACAGTATTCGCTTATGAACCTGCTGTTGAAACAGATCCGCCAGAAGTTATTAAAGCTAGGCAAAAAGATGTGGAAGCGCAGGCTAAAGATTTAAAAAATGCTAAAGGTAAAGATGTGTTGGCAGTACCGAGTGCCGGGGAAAAATCGCTTGATGACTTCATAAAATTTATTAAATTAGATGACTTGAAACCTGAAATCTATCAGGAATTATTGAGTGAGAAGTCAAAAGCCGTGCAGAGATATTTACTTGGAAGTACATTAGTAGTTGGAGTGGATGGAAATAGCGGTAACAGGGCCTTGGGTGAAGTTCATAAGGAACAGCAAAATTATAAGATAGAATCTAAAGTCAAAAAGATTAGGGACTGGATTCAAAAACTTATCGAGCTGGATTCTGTCTTGTATGGGTACGACCCCAGCAAGTTTTATTTTAAGTTTGTCGAAGAGATTGACGAAAAAGAAACATTGGAGCTGGAAGATAAGAAAGCGAAAACTATGACTGAGAAAGTGAACTCTATAGTTAAAATTATGGAGAGCGGATATGCCTTTACTAAAGATAAGATAGCAGAAATGCTGGGTGTGGATGTGATTGACTTGGTGGAAGTAGAGAAGGCTGAAGTAAGTGAATTTGCTAAAGGTAAAAAAAAACTGAATATCAATAAAATAAATGAGAAACGAAAATTAATTGAAAGGAATCAGGCTAGATTTGACAGATTTGTTGAAAATAATTTTAAAAGATGGCAGAAGGATGTATTGAAAGCTGTACAAGAAAAGATAGAAAAAGCTAAAGATATTTCAGATTTCTATGACTTGAACTTTAACTATGAAAATATACTGGAAGACTTAATGCTGATGTCGACTTTGCAGGGATTTGACAATGCCGCTATGGTCGATAGCGGGGTAACAGAATTTGCAAATACTAGAACCAAGACAAAGAATGCCGCACTTGATAATTTCCTGAAAAAACATCCTGCCTTATACACTGATGTGGAAAAAGAAATGGATTATTCACGGCAAAAGTATTTTTGGATAAAGAAGGTTACAGATGTCAATGTGACAGAAAAAATATTTAAGCAGATGTCGAATACACTCGAGAATGGCGGAACATTTAAAGACTGGAAAAAAGATGTTGATAAAATACTGTCAGAGAGCGGATTAAAGCTAAATGAGGGATATTTAAAAACCGTATTCAGAACAAATATGAATCACGCCTATAACGCAGGTATTCATTTGAAAGTTGACAAGTACAAAGAGCGTTATCCATATTATCGCTACTGCGGTATTTTAGATGGAAGAGAACAGCAGCATACAAAGGAACTTGACGGGAAAATATTTAAAGTGGGAACGCCTGAAGCTGACAAATACTTTCCGCCAAATGGATTTAATTGCAGATGTTATACCGTATCCCTAACTGAAGATGAAGTAGATCCGAGTGAAGTTGTAAGCAGTGATGACATTGGTTTGGATGTGGGAAGTTTTGCGGATAATATAGGCGATGTTGGCTATATAGAAACACTTGAGAATAGTTATAGGCAAAAAGTTAAAATTGTTGAAGAAATTGAAAATGAAGTATTGCAAAAAGTTGAAAATAGAGTTAAAATTAATTATAAAGAAGCCGATGATAAAATTATTAAAAAATATGAGAATAAAACTTTTGAAGTCTTTGGATATAATCCAGGAGATGGAGAATTAACAAAGAAAGAAGTAGAGTCATTTAAAAGATACACAGGCGATGAATATACAAAAATAAATAAATATCTCCGTGGCGAAGTGAAAGATGACATGATTTACGATGAGTATTATGGAGATTACTATGGATTAGGTAATGTTACATCGGATATAAAGAGAGTTTTATCTAAACATAAACTAGAAGATGACTTAAAATTATATCGAGGTGTTAGTGAACCAGAATTTAACTATTTAAAAGAAAATAACACTTTTAATCAATTTATATCAACTTCATTTGATGAAAATATAGCAAATGATTTTATGGATGAAGTTGAAAATTCAAAAGCGTATAAAGTAATTGTAAATGCTCCAAAAGGGACTCAGGGTCTTTACATTAATGGTAAAGGTGCTTATGAGGATGAAAAAGAATTCATATTAAATGTTGGGCAAAAGTATAAGATTTTAAAATTTGAAGATGGTATTTTACATTTGGAAGTGATGAAAAATGAATGA
- the terL gene encoding phage terminase large subunit, translating to MEVIRLEATKELSRRNLRDFLIFDGNGRYKNSRHIQFLSDKAQQFLEDVKAGKSPRLYICMPPRHSKSETMTKKFPAWIIGNNPDYEIIIASYSMDLARDFGKIARDTYREHSRNGTGIFNNIIDRDKSAGDNWGISEHRGAVVSTGVGGSATGKGAHIAIIDDPFKNREDANSKLQRDKVWAWYQSTIRTRLAPGGGIIIIQTRWHEDDLVGRISKEMESGTGEVFDGIVLPAIAEENDILGRNVGEALWEERYGLKELKNIKKAIGSREFAALYQQRPQIEDGGLFKRQYFKYFDIDNDFIKTADKNVNVKDCFYFQTIDTAMSTRKNSDYTAIATFMCDREWNLYLVDLMLERLEVPDQWNVIKEFRNRYKLRFQAIESKSSGIGIIQQANREGMPLKELKADTDKMTRALNISVMFENGKVYFNKNLDKLFELEEELLKFPNALHDDAVDVCSYAGIVINDLIQNSKRYIRKFISV from the coding sequence ATGGAAGTGATACGGCTGGAAGCAACTAAGGAGCTTTCACGACGGAATTTGCGAGATTTCCTTATTTTTGATGGGAATGGAAGATATAAAAATTCTAGGCATATACAGTTTTTGAGTGATAAGGCCCAGCAGTTTTTGGAAGATGTGAAAGCTGGTAAAAGTCCAAGACTTTATATTTGTATGCCGCCACGACATTCTAAATCGGAAACTATGACGAAGAAATTTCCTGCTTGGATAATTGGGAATAATCCTGACTATGAGATTATAATTGCGAGTTATTCAATGGATTTGGCTAGAGATTTTGGGAAAATAGCGAGAGATACTTATAGGGAACACAGTAGAAATGGGACTGGGATTTTTAATAATATCATTGACAGGGATAAGAGTGCCGGTGATAACTGGGGAATTTCAGAACATCGTGGTGCTGTTGTGAGTACAGGTGTTGGAGGAAGTGCAACAGGTAAGGGGGCGCATATTGCGATTATTGATGATCCGTTTAAAAATAGGGAAGACGCTAACAGTAAACTTCAAAGAGACAAGGTCTGGGCCTGGTATCAGTCAACTATTCGGACAAGATTGGCACCTGGTGGCGGGATTATAATTATTCAAACCAGGTGGCATGAGGATGACTTGGTCGGTAGAATTTCTAAAGAGATGGAAAGCGGTACAGGAGAAGTTTTTGATGGTATTGTGCTTCCAGCGATTGCCGAAGAAAATGATATTTTAGGAAGAAATGTTGGAGAGGCGTTATGGGAAGAACGGTACGGATTGAAAGAACTTAAAAATATTAAAAAGGCGATAGGTAGCCGTGAATTTGCGGCACTTTATCAGCAGAGACCCCAAATTGAAGACGGCGGACTTTTTAAACGGCAGTACTTTAAATATTTCGATATTGATAATGACTTCATCAAAACTGCTGATAAAAATGTAAATGTGAAAGATTGCTTCTATTTTCAAACAATAGATACCGCTATGAGTACTCGAAAGAATAGTGATTATACGGCAATTGCCACTTTTATGTGCGACAGGGAATGGAACTTGTATTTAGTTGATTTAATGCTTGAAAGATTGGAAGTTCCTGACCAATGGAATGTGATTAAGGAATTTAGGAATAGATATAAATTGAGATTTCAAGCTATTGAGAGCAAAAGTAGCGGTATTGGGATAATTCAGCAGGCGAACAGAGAGGGAATGCCCTTAAAGGAGTTGAAAGCCGATACAGATAAAATGACAAGGGCCTTGAACATATCAGTTATGTTTGAAAATGGGAAAGTTTATTTCAATAAAAATTTAGATAAACTTTTTGAGCTTGAAGAGGAACTTTTGAAATTTCCAAATGCTTTGCATGATGACGCTGTTGATGTGTGCAGTTATGCGGGCATTGTTATAAATGATTTGATTCAAAATTCAAAAAGATATATTAGAAAATTTATAAGTGTATAG
- a CDS encoding RNA polymerase sigma factor, which produces MNEKDIDRIADKIIERMKNDKEIKTEKQLTPFQKTEKLLSELSLLKGAIDSKNMLIEDLKKEGISIHKKETGVNVQTSKVYLSELEKVENRIEKLQEEIVRIENVVNMVERALDTIKNNKYYDIIEMKYFDDLTFEYIAEKLDISERTAKRHKNYMIRQLQLIIFSDDVLKSILN; this is translated from the coding sequence ATGAACGAAAAAGATATAGACAGAATAGCAGACAAAATAATAGAAAGAATGAAAAATGATAAAGAAATAAAAACAGAGAAACAATTAACACCATTTCAAAAGACAGAAAAGTTATTATCTGAATTATCACTATTGAAAGGTGCTATTGATTCTAAAAATATGCTTATAGAGGATTTGAAGAAAGAGGGAATATCAATTCATAAAAAGGAAACGGGTGTTAATGTACAAACTAGTAAGGTGTATCTATCTGAACTAGAAAAGGTTGAAAATAGGATTGAAAAATTACAGGAAGAAATCGTAAGAATAGAAAACGTTGTTAATATGGTTGAAAGAGCATTAGATACTATTAAAAATAATAAATATTACGATATAATAGAAATGAAGTATTTTGATGATTTAACATTTGAGTACATAGCAGAAAAATTGGATATAAGCGAAAGAACAGCTAAAAGACACAAAAATTATATGATTAGGCAATTACAGCTTATTATTTTTTCAGATGATGTATTAAAAAGCATATTGAATTAA
- a CDS encoding Rha family transcriptional regulator, translated as MNELMNIESRNTLTSLEVAQIVGKEHKNILADIRDEISKLGEERGRLIFQPTTYIDNFNRSQPMFLLNYKGVLQLGARYNAETRFRLIEKIEQLQKPMTIEDMIILQANEMKSVKHRIDVVENKVDNEIRIDHTEQRKLQKTIATRVYQRLDVIDADRNLMFPAIYRDLKDRFGVASYRDIKRKDLTEALAYVQNWIEKAELRN; from the coding sequence ATGAATGAATTAATGAACATAGAAAGCAGAAACACATTGACAAGTTTGGAAGTGGCACAAATAGTAGGAAAAGAACATAAAAATATTTTAGCTGATATTAGAGATGAAATCAGTAAATTAGGAGAGGAAAGAGGTCGGCTAATTTTTCAGCCAACCACCTATATAGATAATTTTAACAGAAGTCAACCGATGTTTCTTTTGAATTACAAAGGAGTGCTACAACTTGGGGCAAGATATAATGCTGAAACAAGATTTAGACTTATTGAAAAGATTGAACAACTTCAAAAACCAATGACAATAGAAGATATGATCATATTGCAGGCAAATGAAATGAAGAGTGTTAAACATAGAATTGACGTTGTAGAAAACAAAGTTGACAATGAGATAAGAATAGACCATACGGAACAAAGAAAATTGCAGAAAACAATAGCAACAAGAGTTTATCAAAGACTAGATGTGATAGATGCTGACAGAAATTTAATGTTTCCAGCAATTTACAGAGATTTAAAGGACAGGTTTGGAGTTGCAAGTTATCGTGATATTAAGAGAAAGGACTTAACTGAAGCATTAGCATATGTGCAGAACTGGATAGAAAAAGCAGAATTGAGAAATTGA
- a CDS encoding RusA family crossover junction endodeoxyribonuclease has protein sequence MIKLELSVMPPSVNSLWVNKPNGRYKSKKGKIFEETARSELKKQFRCKPLANGLKVRIRLYFKDKRKRDIDNYNKAILDSMTKIIYEDDSQIEELNVKKLVGCGFDKVEIEVEGIK, from the coding sequence ATGATAAAACTCGAATTGTCAGTAATGCCGCCATCTGTAAATTCATTGTGGGTAAACAAACCAAATGGGAGATACAAGTCTAAAAAGGGCAAGATATTCGAGGAAACGGCTCGTAGTGAACTTAAAAAGCAATTTAGGTGTAAACCTTTGGCTAATGGTTTAAAAGTCCGTATACGGCTTTATTTCAAGGATAAAAGAAAAAGAGATATAGACAACTACAATAAGGCTATTTTGGATTCGATGACTAAAATTATTTATGAAGATGATTCGCAGATTGAAGAACTAAATGTGAAAAAGTTAGTTGGCTGTGGATTTGATAAAGTGGAAATAGAAGTGGAGGGAATTAAATAA
- a CDS encoding putative HNHc nuclease: MSKRMSRENQKLIYWFIDCYAYKLKGVDINWQTSKQKPAISDYFLYKAKEDLKKLYIRHSGINLKGYKPFKNIEEKLRIRLNEVLDKNYTKETKINIVTNDLIDFVREEMQRFLLTLTGTFSLKLDIMSNKGAISFTNYLFDYFLQNDIDMWQEIHELYRQQENRNWVYWMLKKKICVITGKPNAQLAHISKSAGALGGYKYDKGIGNSYLPLSAEWHIGVDHGVGGGRNKLMSKLKELNIEPFEIRTEEEVKELKRIYKGHFKGFKER, encoded by the coding sequence ATGTCTAAAAGAATGAGCAGAGAAAACCAAAAACTAATTTACTGGTTTATAGACTGCTACGCCTACAAGCTAAAAGGAGTAGATATAAATTGGCAGACTAGCAAGCAAAAGCCTGCCATTTCAGATTATTTTTTATACAAGGCAAAGGAGGACTTGAAAAAACTTTATATCAGGCACAGCGGAATTAATTTGAAAGGTTACAAGCCTTTTAAAAATATAGAAGAAAAATTAAGAATCAGATTGAATGAAGTTTTGGATAAGAATTATACAAAGGAAACTAAGATAAATATTGTAACAAATGATTTAATAGATTTTGTCCGGGAAGAAATGCAAAGATTTTTATTAACTCTTACAGGCACATTTAGCCTAAAACTTGATATAATGAGCAATAAGGGGGCAATATCATTTACTAATTATTTATTTGATTATTTTCTTCAGAACGATATTGATATGTGGCAAGAGATACACGAACTATACAGACAACAGGAAAACAGGAACTGGGTGTACTGGATGTTAAAAAAGAAAATATGTGTTATTACAGGAAAGCCAAATGCACAATTAGCACATATTTCAAAAAGTGCTGGAGCATTAGGAGGCTACAAATATGACAAAGGGATAGGAAACAGTTATTTGCCTTTGTCAGCAGAGTGGCATATAGGAGTGGATCATGGAGTTGGTGGCGGCAGAAACAAATTAATGTCAAAACTGAAAGAGCTGAATATAGAGCCTTTTGAGATAAGGACTGAGGAAGAAGTCAAGGAATTAAAGAGAATATATAAAGGACATTTTAAAGGATTTAAGGAGAGATAA
- a CDS encoding type II toxin-antitoxin system PemK/MazF family toxin, with product MVGKIVRCLTQYYDTRLHRNSIKSRPALVLRSPGNDDYVVLPISTIPNRINVNPVYDIEIDPSKFPKINLTRLSYIRTHRMVSIPMQQIDTSVIIGDLKSDYEELFLKIAEKVEQFHNEVMEGLLE from the coding sequence ATGGTAGGAAAAATAGTTAGATGTTTAACTCAATATTACGATACAAGATTACATAGAAATTCAATAAAATCAAGACCTGCTTTAGTATTAAGAAGTCCTGGAAATGATGATTATGTAGTTCTTCCTATTTCAACTATTCCAAACAGAATAAATGTAAATCCAGTATATGATATAGAAATAGATCCGTCAAAATTTCCTAAAATAAACTTGACTAGATTATCGTATATTAGGACACATAGAATGGTTTCGATACCAATGCAGCAGATAGATACAAGTGTTATAATAGGAGATTTGAAATCAGATTACGAAGAACTATTTTTGAAAATAGCGGAAAAAGTAGAGCAGTTTCATAATGAAGTTATGGAAGGGTTGTTAGAATAG
- a CDS encoding ATP-binding protein, which translates to MQKVSDIIKQRVERIKLEKENQTTTLSFSSFPSFSDVDMAENKKKGEIKYFKRLSSLPKKINNCTFEKAIVKSDKEKKIKVMLEKYCKNFEMALKNGIGLYFYGVRGTGKTFYSLCIYNKLCKNYRVYRTSLMNIYKRIKKTWKMQDQDEEDVLNDLLKADLIILDDLGKEYLSQEWGKEKLFDIFNMLYEKEKCLIISTTLDPEQMSEYLSINGSDDVLDRLKENCKGLAFNWESRRKEVKKEIFEEIFG; encoded by the coding sequence ATGCAAAAGGTGTCAGATATAATAAAACAGAGGGTAGAAAGAATAAAGCTGGAGAAAGAAAACCAAACTACGACATTGAGTTTTAGCAGTTTCCCATCATTTTCCGATGTTGACATGGCGGAAAACAAGAAAAAAGGAGAAATAAAATATTTTAAAAGATTATCGAGTTTGCCTAAAAAAATTAATAATTGCACTTTTGAAAAAGCAATTGTAAAAAGTGACAAAGAGAAAAAAATAAAAGTTATGCTTGAAAAATACTGCAAAAACTTTGAAATGGCTCTCAAGAACGGAATAGGACTGTATTTTTACGGTGTAAGAGGGACAGGCAAGACTTTTTATAGCTTGTGCATTTATAACAAATTATGCAAGAATTACAGAGTTTACCGCACAAGCTTGATGAACATTTACAAAAGAATAAAAAAAACTTGGAAAATGCAAGATCAGGATGAAGAAGATGTGCTTAATGACTTATTAAAAGCAGACTTGATAATTCTTGATGACTTAGGTAAAGAGTATTTAAGTCAAGAGTGGGGAAAAGAAAAACTGTTTGATATATTTAATATGCTTTACGAAAAAGAAAAATGCTTAATAATCTCAACAACGTTAGATCCTGAGCAGATGTCGGAATATTTAAGCATAAATGGCAGCGATGATGTTCTTGACAGGTTAAAAGAGAACTGCAAAGGTCTAGCATTTAATTGGGAAAGCAGAAGAAAAGAAGTGAAAAAAGAAATTTTTGAAGAAATTTTTGGGTAG
- a CDS encoding head decoration protein, whose protein sequence is MKNRVKFYGEDKKKDIVLNEFFPRKTVTLAQGEVIKYGQALVYDTTTGKYKKYDSSTPGGKLPKTFYVGADEDVDATTEDVKIQVVRASDIDGKLVVGLTDTDYAALDNLDKYGINVRFDNIEAK, encoded by the coding sequence GTGAAAAATAGAGTTAAATTTTATGGTGAAGATAAGAAAAAGGATATTGTGCTAAATGAGTTTTTTCCAAGAAAAACGGTTACATTGGCACAAGGTGAAGTTATAAAATACGGTCAGGCATTAGTTTATGATACAACTACTGGGAAATATAAGAAATATGATTCCAGCACACCTGGAGGTAAGTTGCCAAAAACTTTTTATGTCGGTGCGGATGAAGATGTGGATGCGACAACTGAAGATGTTAAGATTCAAGTTGTAAGGGCTAGTGATATTGATGGAAAACTTGTTGTTGGTCTAACTGATACAGATTATGCGGCACTTGATAACCTGGATAAATACGGAATAAATGTAAGATTTGATAATATTGAAGCAAAATAA
- a CDS encoding terminase small subunit, which translates to MKLNARQKAFCEYYVACGNATESAIKAGYSEKYTNKNVSKIRQNTAVQEYIKELQEKAKTSRIMTAVERREFLTEVIKNGNEKVQDRLKALDILNKMDGEYIEKMQLSGQLNTNPFSGLTIKELRALAGGKGG; encoded by the coding sequence TTGAAATTAAATGCAAGGCAGAAAGCTTTTTGTGAATATTATGTAGCTTGTGGAAATGCTACTGAATCCGCAATAAAGGCTGGGTATAGTGAAAAATATACAAATAAAAATGTTAGTAAAATACGGCAAAATACGGCAGTACAGGAATACATAAAAGAATTACAAGAAAAAGCAAAAACGAGTAGAATAATGACAGCTGTTGAAAGACGAGAGTTTTTAACAGAAGTTATTAAAAACGGAAATGAAAAGGTACAGGATAGATTAAAGGCATTAGATATTTTGAATAAAATGGATGGTGAATATATTGAGAAAATGCAGCTGTCAGGACAGTTAAATACCAATCCTTTTTCTGGACTTACTATCAAAGAGCTAAGAGCGTTAGCTGGTGGTAAGGGTGGATAA
- a CDS encoding nucleoside triphosphate pyrophosphohydrolase family protein codes for MEQWNKLVELVKEFYIVFGQQEFLEKEMTDERMGLREKLFDEELKEYEVAEKNNNKVEMLDAVCDMYYIYIGTLLELHKGNIGDVASRIFFLSDEKTDFLFKLETKNGFDKILSEAFEEVHRSNMSKLENGKAIFREDGKILKGKNYFRPNLENFF; via the coding sequence ATGGAACAATGGAATAAATTAGTTGAATTAGTAAAAGAATTTTATATTGTATTCGGACAGCAGGAATTTTTAGAAAAAGAAATGACTGACGAGAGAATGGGATTAAGAGAAAAATTATTTGATGAAGAATTGAAAGAATATGAAGTAGCAGAAAAAAATAATAACAAGGTTGAAATGCTAGATGCTGTTTGTGACATGTACTACATCTACATTGGAACGTTATTAGAACTTCATAAAGGCAATATTGGAGATGTTGCTTCAAGGATATTTTTTCTATCAGATGAAAAAACGGATTTTCTTTTTAAACTGGAAACGAAAAACGGATTTGATAAAATTTTATCTGAAGCATTCGAGGAAGTCCACAGAAGCAATATGTCAAAACTGGAAAATGGGAAAGCAATTTTCAGGGAAGATGGAAAAATATTGAAAGGTAAAAATTATTTTAGACCAAATCTGGAAAATTTTTTTTAA